Proteins encoded by one window of Pseudomonas sp. PSKL.D1:
- a CDS encoding YeeE/YedE family protein — protein MGLSATATPEPRRFGAPLIALGLLLAGAWFLNLNAGFKQVLLLLVGAALGLTLYHAAFGFTSAWRVFINERRGAGLRAQMVMLTLAVLLFFPALSAGTLFGNPVTGLVAPAGVSVVFGAFIFGIGMQLGGGCASGTLFTVGGGNARMLVTLLFFIIGSVAATHHADWWFALPSFPATSIVKVWGVAPALLVSVVVFALIAWATVVLEKRRHGALEAPVSSEHQGLRRLLRGPWPLLWGAIALALLNYATLALAGRPWGITSAFALWGAKTLNGLGVDVGSWAFWQMPANAKALASPVWQDITTVMDIGIVLGALLAAGLAGRFAPSLKIPLPSLIAAVIGGLLLGYGSRLAYGCNIGAYFSGIASGSVHGWLWLVAAYTGNLIGVRLRPLFFAGERRPVALSGC, from the coding sequence ATGGGGCTTTCTGCAACCGCCACACCCGAACCGCGCCGTTTCGGCGCGCCTCTCATTGCGCTGGGCCTGCTGTTGGCCGGTGCCTGGTTTCTCAATCTCAATGCCGGCTTCAAGCAGGTGCTGTTGCTGCTGGTCGGCGCGGCGCTGGGCTTGACCCTTTACCATGCCGCGTTCGGCTTCACCTCTGCCTGGCGGGTGTTCATCAATGAACGCCGTGGTGCCGGCCTGCGCGCGCAGATGGTCATGCTGACCCTGGCTGTGCTGCTGTTTTTCCCGGCGCTGTCGGCAGGCACGCTGTTCGGCAACCCGGTCACGGGGCTGGTCGCGCCTGCTGGCGTGTCGGTGGTGTTCGGTGCCTTCATCTTTGGCATCGGCATGCAACTGGGCGGCGGCTGCGCCTCGGGCACGTTGTTCACCGTGGGCGGTGGCAACGCGCGGATGCTGGTGACGCTGCTGTTCTTCATCATCGGCTCGGTTGCCGCCACCCACCATGCTGACTGGTGGTTTGCTCTGCCGTCGTTCCCGGCCACTTCAATCGTCAAGGTGTGGGGCGTAGCGCCTGCGCTGCTGGTGAGTGTGGTGGTGTTCGCGCTGATCGCGTGGGCAACCGTGGTACTGGAAAAGCGCCGCCACGGCGCTCTGGAAGCCCCGGTGAGCAGTGAACATCAAGGCCTGCGCCGTTTACTGCGCGGCCCTTGGCCACTGCTGTGGGGTGCAATTGCCCTGGCGCTGCTGAACTATGCCACGCTGGCCCTTGCCGGGCGCCCGTGGGGCATCACCTCGGCCTTTGCACTGTGGGGCGCCAAAACCCTGAATGGCTTGGGTGTGGACGTTGGCAGCTGGGCATTCTGGCAAATGCCGGCCAATGCCAAAGCGCTCGCTTCGCCGGTGTGGCAGGACATCACCACGGTCATGGACATCGGTATCGTGCTCGGGGCGTTGCTGGCTGCCGGCCTTGCTGGCCGCTTCGCTCCAAGCCTGAAGATCCCGCTGCCCTCGCTGATTGCGGCCGTGATTGGCGGCTTGTTGCTGGGTTACGGTTCGCGCCTGGCCTATGGCTGCAACATCGGTGCTTACTTCAGCGGCATTGCCTCGGGCAGCGTACATGGCTGGCTGTGGCTGGTGGCGGCCTACACAGGCAACCTGATTGGCGTGCGCCTGCGGCCGTTGTTCTTTGCCGGTGAGCGCCGCCCCGTCGCGTTGTCCGGTTGTTAA
- a CDS encoding OsmC domain/YcaO domain-containing protein, with amino-acid sequence MEIKVNFLDNLRLEAKFDDFTVIADQPIRYKGDGSAPGPFDYFLASSALCAAYFVKLYCQTRDIPTENIRLSQNNIVDPENRYNQIFKIQVELPEDISEKDRQGILRSIDRCTVKKVVQTGPEFIIEEVDNLDADALGLLMPVAETTTYIPGKDLPLEQTIANMSAILAGLGMKIEIASWRNIVPNVWSLHVRDAQSPMCFTNGKGSTKEAALASALGEFIERLNCNFFYNDQFWGEDIANAPFVHYPNEQWFKPGVKDALPQEILDAYCLEIYNPDGELRGSHLYDTNSGNTERGIVSLPFVRQSDEQVVYFPSNLIENLFLSNGMSAGNTLAEAQVQCLSEIFERAVKREILEGELCLPDVPQEVLAKYPGIVAGIQGLEEQGFPVLVKDASLGGEFPVMCVTLMNPRTGGVFASFGAHPSFEVALERSLTELLQGRSFEGLNDLPQPTFESHALTEPNNFVEHFIDSSGVVSWRFFSAKADFEFVEWDFSGHGEDSNAQEAATLFGILEAMGKEVYMAVYDDLGATACRILVPGYSEIYPVEDLIWDNTNRALAFRADILNLHSLENRGLRALLKRLDNCEVDDYTTITTLIGVEFDDNTVWGQLTILELKLLICLALKRFEDAKELVEAFLQFNDNTVDRGLFYQALNVVLEVQLDDELDMADYEANFRRMFGNPRMDAVLGSVDGSVRFHGLTPTSLKLEGLDRHLRLIESYKKLHAARAKAAS; translated from the coding sequence ATGGAAATCAAAGTCAACTTCCTCGACAACCTGCGCCTTGAAGCCAAGTTCGACGACTTCACGGTGATCGCCGACCAGCCGATCCGCTACAAGGGCGATGGCTCGGCGCCAGGGCCGTTCGACTATTTCCTGGCCTCGTCGGCCCTGTGCGCGGCTTATTTCGTCAAACTGTACTGCCAGACGCGCGACATCCCTACGGAAAACATCCGCCTGTCGCAGAACAACATCGTCGACCCGGAAAACCGCTACAACCAGATCTTCAAGATCCAGGTCGAGCTGCCCGAGGACATTTCCGAGAAGGACCGCCAGGGCATCCTGCGTTCCATCGACCGCTGCACGGTCAAGAAGGTGGTACAGACCGGCCCGGAGTTCATCATCGAAGAAGTCGACAACCTCGACGCCGATGCCCTGGGCCTGTTGATGCCGGTGGCCGAAACCACCACCTACATCCCCGGCAAGGACCTGCCGCTGGAGCAGACCATCGCCAACATGTCCGCCATCCTGGCCGGCCTTGGCATGAAGATCGAGATCGCCTCGTGGCGCAACATCGTGCCGAACGTGTGGTCGCTGCACGTGCGCGATGCCCAGTCGCCGATGTGCTTTACCAACGGCAAGGGTTCCACCAAGGAAGCCGCGCTGGCCTCGGCGCTGGGCGAGTTCATCGAGCGCCTTAACTGCAACTTCTTCTACAACGACCAGTTCTGGGGCGAAGACATCGCCAACGCGCCGTTCGTGCACTACCCGAACGAGCAATGGTTCAAGCCGGGCGTGAAAGACGCACTCCCACAGGAAATACTCGACGCCTACTGCCTGGAAATCTACAACCCCGACGGCGAGCTGCGCGGCTCGCACCTGTACGACACCAACTCGGGCAACACCGAGCGGGGTATCGTTTCGCTGCCGTTCGTGCGCCAGTCGGACGAGCAGGTGGTGTACTTCCCGTCCAACCTGATCGAAAACCTGTTCCTGAGCAACGGCATGAGCGCCGGCAACACCTTGGCCGAGGCCCAGGTGCAGTGCCTGTCGGAAATCTTCGAGCGGGCGGTCAAGCGTGAAATCCTGGAAGGCGAGCTGTGCCTGCCGGATGTGCCGCAAGAGGTGCTGGCCAAGTACCCAGGCATTGTTGCCGGTATTCAGGGCCTGGAGGAGCAGGGCTTCCCGGTGCTGGTCAAGGACGCGTCGCTGGGCGGCGAGTTCCCGGTGATGTGCGTGACCCTGATGAACCCGCGCACCGGCGGCGTGTTTGCCTCGTTCGGCGCGCACCCGAGCTTTGAAGTGGCGCTGGAGCGCAGCCTTACCGAACTGCTGCAGGGCCGCAGTTTCGAAGGCCTCAACGACCTGCCGCAGCCCACCTTCGAAAGCCACGCGCTGACCGAGCCGAACAACTTCGTGGAGCACTTCATCGACTCCAGCGGCGTGGTGTCGTGGCGCTTCTTCAGTGCCAAGGCCGACTTCGAGTTTGTCGAATGGGACTTCTCCGGCCACGGCGAAGACTCCAACGCCCAGGAGGCCGCCACCTTGTTCGGCATCCTCGAGGCGATGGGCAAGGAAGTGTACATGGCCGTGTACGACGACCTGGGCGCCACCGCGTGCCGCATCCTGGTGCCAGGGTATTCCGAGATCTACCCGGTCGAAGACCTGATTTGGGACAACACCAACCGCGCACTGGCCTTCCGCGCCGACATCCTCAACCTGCACAGCCTGGAAAACCGTGGCCTGCGCGCATTGCTCAAGCGCCTGGACAACTGCGAGGTGGACGATTACACCACCATCACCACGTTGATCGGTGTGGAGTTCGATGACAACACGGTGTGGGGCCAACTGACCATTCTTGAGCTGAAACTGCTGATATGCCTGGCGCTGAAGCGCTTCGAGGATGCCAAGGAGCTGGTTGAAGCATTCCTGCAGTTCAACGACAACACCGTGGACCGTGGCCTGTTCTACCAGGCGCTGAACGTGGTGCTGGAGGTGCAGCTGGACGATGAGCTGGACATGGCCGACTACGAGGCCAACTTCCGCCGCATGTTTGGCAACCCGCGCATGGATGCAGTGCTGGGTTCGGTCGACGGCAGCGTGCGCTTCCATGGCCTGACCCCGACCAGCCTGAAGCTCGAAGGGCTGGACCGCCACCTGCGCTTGATCGAGAGCTACAAGAAGCTGCACGCGGCGCGGGCCAAAGCCGCTTCCTGA
- a CDS encoding peptidase U32 family protein: protein MSLPKNHLELLSPARDVSIAREAILHGADAIYIGGPSFGARHNACNEVGEIAELVEFARRYHARVFTTINTILHDNELEPARKLIHQLYDAGVDALIVQDLGVMELDIPPIELHASTQTDIRTLERAKFLDQAGFSQLVLARELNLQQIRAIAAETDAAIEFFIHGALCVAFSGQCNISHAQTGRSANRGDCSQACRLPYTLKDDQGRVVAFEKHLLSMKDNNQTANLADLVDAGVRSFKIEGRYKDVGYVKNITAHYRKELDAILEGRPELARASSGRTEHFFVPDPDKTFHRGSTDYFVTDRKVDIGAFDSPTFTGLPVGVVEKVGKRDMQVVTEVPLTNGDGLNVLVKREVVGFRANIAEPRGEFEEDGQKRYRYRVEPNEMPEGLHKLRPNHPLSRNLDHNWQQALQRTSAERRVGVEWHAVLREQRLMLTASSEEGVSVQVALDGPFGPANKPQQALDQLHDLLGQLGTTMYHANAIELDAPQAFFIPNSQLKALRREAIEALTAARIKAHPRGARKAETTPPPVYPESHLSFLANVYNQKARDFYHRHGVQLIDAAYEAHEEHGEVPVMITKHCLRFSFNLCPKQAKGVTGVRTKVAPMQLIQGDEVLTLKFDCKPCEMHVVGKMKSHIIDLPTPGSAVAQVVGHISPEDLLKTIPRAPH from the coding sequence ATGTCCCTTCCAAAGAACCACCTGGAACTGCTCAGCCCTGCCCGTGACGTGAGCATCGCCCGTGAGGCGATCCTGCACGGCGCTGACGCCATCTACATTGGCGGCCCGAGCTTCGGCGCGCGCCACAACGCCTGCAACGAGGTCGGCGAAATCGCCGAACTGGTCGAATTCGCCCGCCGCTACCACGCGCGCGTGTTCACCACCATCAACACCATCCTGCACGACAACGAGCTGGAGCCAGCGCGCAAGCTGATCCACCAGCTCTACGACGCCGGTGTGGACGCGCTGATCGTGCAGGACCTGGGGGTGATGGAGCTGGACATCCCGCCCATCGAGCTGCACGCAAGCACCCAGACCGACATCCGTACCCTGGAGCGGGCCAAGTTCCTCGACCAGGCCGGCTTCTCGCAGCTGGTGCTGGCCCGTGAGCTGAACCTGCAGCAAATCCGCGCCATCGCCGCCGAAACCGACGCCGCCATCGAATTTTTCATCCATGGCGCGCTGTGCGTGGCATTCTCTGGCCAGTGCAACATTTCCCATGCCCAGACCGGGCGCAGCGCCAACCGTGGCGACTGCTCCCAGGCCTGCCGGCTGCCGTACACGCTCAAGGACGACCAGGGCCGTGTGGTGGCGTTCGAGAAGCACTTGTTGTCGATGAAAGACAACAACCAGACCGCCAACCTGGCCGACCTCGTCGATGCCGGCGTGCGCTCGTTCAAGATCGAGGGCCGCTACAAGGATGTGGGCTATGTGAAAAACATTACCGCCCACTACCGCAAAGAGCTGGATGCCATCCTGGAAGGCCGCCCGGAGCTGGCCCGTGCCTCCAGCGGCCGCACCGAGCACTTCTTCGTGCCCGACCCGGACAAAACCTTCCACCGAGGCAGCACCGACTACTTCGTCACCGACCGCAAGGTGGACATCGGCGCCTTCGACTCGCCTACCTTCACCGGTTTGCCGGTGGGCGTAGTGGAAAAGGTCGGCAAGCGCGACATGCAGGTGGTTACCGAGGTACCGCTGACCAACGGTGACGGCCTGAACGTGCTGGTCAAGCGTGAGGTGGTGGGCTTCCGTGCCAACATTGCAGAACCGCGTGGCGAGTTCGAGGAAGACGGCCAGAAGCGCTACCGTTACCGGGTCGAGCCCAACGAGATGCCTGAAGGCCTGCACAAGCTGCGCCCGAACCACCCGCTGTCGCGCAACCTGGACCACAACTGGCAGCAGGCCCTGCAACGCACCTCGGCCGAGCGCCGGGTGGGCGTTGAATGGCACGCCGTGCTGCGTGAGCAGCGCCTGATGCTGACGGCCAGCAGTGAAGAAGGCGTGAGCGTCCAAGTGGCGCTGGACGGCCCGTTCGGCCCGGCCAACAAGCCACAGCAGGCGCTGGACCAGTTGCACGACCTGCTCGGCCAGCTGGGTACCACGATGTACCACGCCAATGCCATCGAGCTGGATGCACCGCAGGCGTTCTTCATCCCCAACTCGCAGCTCAAGGCCCTGCGCCGCGAAGCCATCGAGGCGCTGACCGCCGCACGCATCAAGGCCCACCCGCGTGGCGCGCGCAAGGCAGAGACCACGCCGCCGCCGGTGTACCCCGAGTCGCACCTGTCGTTTTTGGCCAACGTGTACAACCAGAAGGCCCGTGACTTCTACCACCGCCATGGTGTGCAGTTGATCGACGCGGCCTACGAGGCCCACGAAGAGCACGGCGAAGTGCCGGTGATGATCACCAAGCACTGCCTGCGGTTCTCGTTCAACCTGTGCCCGAAACAGGCCAAGGGAGTGACCGGCGTGCGTACCAAGGTGGCGCCGATGCAGCTGATTCAGGGCGATGAAGTGCTGACCCTGAAGTTCGACTGCAAGCCGTGCGAGATGCATGTGGTGGGCAAGATGAAGAGCCACATCATTGACTTGCCGACGCCGGGGAGTGCGGTGGCACAGGTGGTGGGGCATATCAGCCCTGAGGATTTGCTGAAGACCATTCCTCGCGCGCCGCATTGA